A part of Paenibacillus donghaensis genomic DNA contains:
- a CDS encoding serine/threonine protein kinase, whose protein sequence is MEPQREDRLNQLLELVNSDLLTGVSIRSMDPHEPVEILRLPQPWNKLGTGNYAAVLGHPEYMEYAVKVYAPGRPGIEEEGEVYRRLGQHPSFSECYAAGAGYLLLKRLQGTTFYDCIQRGIPIPVQAIADIDQALAYARTCGLSPHDVHAKNVMLQNGHGLIVDVSDFLKTEDCGMWEDFKQAYERLYRPIASRWVFPVPRFVLEGVRRGYRLWRRRKS, encoded by the coding sequence ATGGAGCCGCAGCGCGAGGATAGGCTGAACCAGCTGCTGGAGCTGGTGAACAGCGATTTGTTAACCGGGGTATCTATCCGAAGTATGGATCCCCATGAGCCGGTGGAGATTCTGCGATTGCCGCAGCCCTGGAATAAGCTGGGTACAGGGAACTATGCAGCCGTATTGGGGCACCCGGAATATATGGAATATGCCGTAAAGGTGTACGCTCCAGGCAGGCCGGGTATAGAAGAGGAGGGTGAGGTATACCGCAGGCTGGGACAGCATCCCTCCTTCTCTGAATGTTATGCGGCCGGAGCGGGTTATCTGCTGCTGAAGCGTCTGCAAGGGACAACCTTCTACGACTGTATCCAGCGCGGAATCCCGATTCCCGTTCAGGCTATTGCTGACATTGACCAAGCGCTCGCCTATGCGCGTACGTGTGGCCTCTCCCCTCATGACGTGCATGCCAAAAATGTGATGCTGCAGAATGGGCATGGTCTGATTGTCGATGTATCGGATTTCCTGAAGACGGAGGATTGCGGGATGTGGGAGGATTTCAAGCAGGCTTATGAGCGGCTGTACCGGCCGATTGCCTCCCGCTGGGTGTTCCCAGTTCCCCGCTTTGTGCTCGAAGGAGTCCGCAGGGGATATCGGTTATGGCGGAGACGAAAGTCCTAG